The segment GTATCCGCCGGGCCTGATGTCCACCTACGTCTTCTCGCTGAAGCCTGGCGACAAGATCACCGTGATGGGGCCGTTTGGTGAGTTCTTCGCCAAGGACACCGATGCCGAAATGATCTTCATTGGTGGTGGTGCCGGCATGGCGCCGATGCGTAGCCATATCTTCGATCAGCTCAAGCGCCTGAATTCTACGCGCAAGATCTCGTTCTGGTACGGTGCGCGCTCCATGCGCGAGTCGTTCTATAACGAGGAATACGACCTGCTGGCAGAAGAGAATGACAACTTCGAGTGGCATCTGGCGCTGTCTGATCCGCAGCCAGAGGACAACTGGGAAGGAGCGACAGGCTTCATTCACAATGTTCTCTACGAGAATTATCTCAAGGATCATCCAGCTCCTGAGGATTGCGAGTTCTACATGTGCGGTCCGCCCATGATGAACGCCGCGGTCGTCAAGATGTTGACAGACCTGGGCGTGGAGCCGGAGAACATCCTGCTCGATGACTTTGGTGGTTGATTGATGATGTCACGCGTCGCAAGACGACTGGCAGGGCCGGCCCTCATGGGGCTGGCCCTGCTGGTTGCAGGCTGTGAAAATTCCAGCAACCCTGAGTTGCATCGTTTTGCCGGGCCCATCTTCGGCACCGGTTTCCACGTCAGTGTAGTGGGGGATCTGGATGCGGATGAGGTGGCAGACCTCAAACAAGTCAGTGTCGAGGCGCTGAATAAGGTCGATTGGCAGATGTCGACCTACAAGGACACCTCGGAGCTCTCGAAACTGAATCAGGCACCGGTGAATGTGTCCGTCACGCTGTCTGATGATCTGGCGCATGTGCTCAGTGAGGCGCAGGATGTCGGTAACCGTTCGGATGGTGCCTTTGATGTCACGGTAGGTCCTGCGGTCAACCTGTGGGGCTTCGGGCCGGATGCACGTCTGGACAAGGCGCCCAGTGATGCGCAGATTGCCGAAGCCTTGGCCAAGGTCGATCACCTGGCACTTGAGCTTGATGGTAATACGGTGATCAAACGCAAGCCGGTGTACACCGATCTATCGGGTATCGCCAAGGGCTTCGGTGTTGATCGAGTGGCCGATGCGCTCGAGGCAAAGGGTGTCGAGAATTACCTGGTTGAGGTCGGTGGCGAGATTCGTGTCAAGGGCGAGAAGCCTGGCGACAAGCCGTGGAGGATCGCTATCGAAGCACCGAAGTCTTTCGAGCGTTCCGTGCAGCGCATCATCGATCCGGGTAATGCGGCGGTGGCCACCTCTGGTGATTATCGCAACTATTTCGAGCAGGATGGCGTCCGTTACTCACATACCATTGATCCGCGTACCGGTAGGCCCATTCAGCATCGCCTGGCCTCCGTTACCGTGATTACGCCGAACTGCTCTACGGCGGATGCCTGGGCCACTGCATTGAACGTACTGGGGGCTGACAAGGCCATGGCGACGGCAAAACGTGAGAACATTGCAGCCTACTTCATTGTCAAAACCAAAGATGGCTTCGAGCAGTCCTGGAGTCCGGCATTTGCGCCCTATCTGAAGGATGCGCCGGTCGCAGGGCCTGACAAGTCTGCAGGCAAGGTGGTTCACTGAGCGCTACTGAATCGTCGTCTGTGTTTGATGCATGACGGTGCCTGTCCTCATGATGTTCTATCACGAGAAACAGGCCCGTTCCGTAGGGGGATAACCCCCGGGAGAAACTGACATGACTATCTGGTTACTGGTGTTCGCGGCCATGCTGCTGCTGATTGCAGCAATGGCTGTCGGAGTGTTGATGGGTGGCAAGCCAATTGCAGGTTCTTGTGGTGGGCTCAATAACCTCGGGCTCAAGGATGGCTGTGATATCTGCGGCGGCAAGGACGAAGAGTGCGAAAAGGAGCAGGATCGCCAGCGTCTGATGACGGAGAGTGGTGGTAAGCCGGCAAGTGACCTGGCATACGAAGCACCGCGTCGCTGATTTCCCATACATGACTTTATGCCCGGCTCAACGCTTGCCGGCCAGACT is part of the Cobetia sp. L2A1 genome and harbors:
- a CDS encoding FAD:protein FMN transferase, producing the protein MMSRVARRLAGPALMGLALLVAGCENSSNPELHRFAGPIFGTGFHVSVVGDLDADEVADLKQVSVEALNKVDWQMSTYKDTSELSKLNQAPVNVSVTLSDDLAHVLSEAQDVGNRSDGAFDVTVGPAVNLWGFGPDARLDKAPSDAQIAEALAKVDHLALELDGNTVIKRKPVYTDLSGIAKGFGVDRVADALEAKGVENYLVEVGGEIRVKGEKPGDKPWRIAIEAPKSFERSVQRIIDPGNAAVATSGDYRNYFEQDGVRYSHTIDPRTGRPIQHRLASVTVITPNCSTADAWATALNVLGADKAMATAKRENIAAYFIVKTKDGFEQSWSPAFAPYLKDAPVAGPDKSAGKVVH
- the nqrM gene encoding (Na+)-NQR maturation NqrM, which translates into the protein MTIWLLVFAAMLLLIAAMAVGVLMGGKPIAGSCGGLNNLGLKDGCDICGGKDEECEKEQDRQRLMTESGGKPASDLAYEAPRR